The following proteins come from a genomic window of Aquimarina sp. MAR_2010_214:
- the dapB gene encoding 4-hydroxy-tetrahydrodipicolinate reductase, with translation MKIALLGYGKMGKTIEKIAIERGHTIVLKVDKGDTTYDLSEADVAIDFSIPAAAVNNITNCFNAKVPVVSGTTGWLDHYDNILELCNEKKGGFIYASNYSLGVNLFFELNKKLAKMMNPLEGYAISMEEIHHTEKLDAPSGTAITLAEGVIQNTNKEAWQLDEGDENIIPIVAKRIDKVPGTHTVTYSSLVDDIEIKHTAHNRNGFALGAVVAAEWLKDKTGVYSMKDVLGL, from the coding sequence ATGAAAATCGCACTACTGGGATATGGTAAAATGGGTAAAACCATAGAGAAGATCGCAATAGAAAGAGGCCATACCATAGTACTTAAAGTAGATAAAGGTGATACTACATATGATCTTTCTGAGGCTGATGTAGCTATAGATTTTAGCATTCCTGCTGCAGCTGTAAATAATATTACCAATTGTTTTAATGCTAAAGTACCTGTAGTATCTGGTACAACGGGATGGCTAGATCATTATGATAATATTCTTGAATTATGTAATGAAAAAAAAGGAGGTTTCATTTATGCTTCAAATTATAGTTTGGGCGTAAATTTATTCTTCGAACTTAATAAAAAGCTAGCTAAGATGATGAACCCTTTAGAAGGGTATGCTATTTCTATGGAAGAAATTCATCATACCGAAAAATTGGATGCTCCAAGTGGTACTGCAATAACACTAGCAGAAGGAGTTATTCAAAATACAAATAAAGAAGCATGGCAACTAGATGAAGGGGATGAAAACATCATCCCGATTGTTGCAAAAAGAATTGATAAAGTACCTGGTACTCACACCGTAACATATTCTTCTCTGGTTGATGATATTGAAATCAAACATACCGCACATAATCGTAATGGTTTTGCACTAGGTGCTGTTGTAGCTGCCGAATGGCTAAAGGATAAAACCGGAGTTTATAGCATGAAAGATGTACTAGGATTATAA
- a CDS encoding DUF5683 domain-containing protein, translating to MKIKFFYIIFFVLLSIQNVLSQENEELKVITEEVPVKKKKREKKIRPYEPLAPARAAFYSAVLPGLGQAYTKKYWKIPIVYAALGTGIYFYIDNNNNYNRFRDIYKRRLAGFTDDEFPNITNDQLISLQERFRREKELSLLITVGVYLLNIVDANVTAHLLQYNVTEDLSFKPKINFNEFDTRPNYGVSLNYSF from the coding sequence GTGAAGATTAAATTCTTTTATATTATTTTTTTTGTACTGCTTTCTATTCAAAATGTTCTTTCTCAAGAAAATGAAGAATTAAAAGTTATTACAGAAGAAGTTCCTGTAAAAAAGAAAAAGAGGGAAAAGAAAATACGTCCATATGAGCCTTTAGCTCCTGCCAGGGCGGCATTTTATTCTGCAGTGCTACCCGGATTAGGACAAGCATATACTAAAAAATACTGGAAAATCCCTATCGTTTATGCAGCACTAGGAACAGGTATCTATTTCTATATCGATAATAACAATAATTATAATCGTTTTCGAGATATATACAAACGTAGACTTGCTGGTTTTACAGATGATGAGTTTCCGAATATAACGAATGATCAATTAATATCATTACAAGAACGTTTTCGTCGAGAGAAAGAGTTATCACTATTAATAACTGTAGGGGTTTATCTTCTTAATATTGTAGATGCAAATGTTACAGCTCACTTATTACAGTATAATGTAACCGAAGATCTCTCGTTCAAACCAAAAATAAATTTTAACGAGTTTGATACCAGACCAAATTATGGTGTATCGCTCAACTATAGTTTTTAA
- a CDS encoding ParB/RepB/Spo0J family partition protein → MAKATKKQALGRGLSALLKDPENDIKSVEDKNADKVVGNIIELDLNSIDVNPFQPRTSFNDETLRELATSIKEVGVIQPITVRKLDFDNYQLVSGERRFRASKLAGLKTIPAYIRIANDQESLTMALVENIQRQDLDPIEIALSYQRLIDEISLTQEQLSDRVGKKRSTIANYLRLLKLDPIVQTGMRDGFISMGHGRALINIEDQQQQLDIYESIIGKSLSVRDTEKIVRSLNDKTEDDSNTKTSSTNNQLPKHIAKGVKEFSDYFGAKIDIKVSGKGNGKLIIPFSSEEDFKRLKKLINSED, encoded by the coding sequence ATGGCGAAGGCAACTAAAAAGCAGGCACTAGGAAGAGGATTATCAGCACTATTAAAAGATCCTGAAAATGATATAAAATCAGTAGAGGATAAAAATGCCGATAAAGTAGTTGGTAATATTATAGAATTAGATCTTAATAGCATAGATGTTAATCCATTTCAGCCTCGTACTAGTTTTAATGATGAAACATTGCGAGAACTTGCAACTTCAATTAAAGAAGTTGGTGTTATACAACCTATAACGGTTCGTAAATTAGATTTTGACAATTATCAGTTAGTAAGTGGAGAACGTCGTTTTCGAGCTTCAAAATTAGCTGGATTAAAAACCATACCTGCCTATATTCGTATTGCCAATGATCAGGAGTCATTAACAATGGCATTGGTAGAGAATATTCAGCGACAGGATTTAGATCCCATTGAAATTGCATTATCGTATCAGCGTCTTATCGATGAGATTAGTCTGACACAAGAACAATTAAGTGACAGAGTAGGAAAAAAGAGATCTACTATTGCTAATTATCTAAGATTATTAAAACTAGATCCCATTGTACAAACAGGCATGAGAGATGGTTTTATATCTATGGGTCATGGTCGTGCTTTGATAAACATAGAAGATCAACAGCAACAACTGGATATTTATGAGTCTATTATAGGAAAATCATTATCTGTTCGTGATACAGAAAAAATAGTAAGATCCCTTAATGATAAAACAGAAGATGACTCAAATACTAAGACTTCTTCTACTAATAATCAGCTGCCAAAACATATTGCCAAAGGGGTAAAGGAGTTTTCGGACTATTTTGGCGCAAAAATTGATATAAAAGTTTCTGGTAAAGGAAATGGAAAACTTATTATACCATTTTCTTCAGAAGAAGATTTTAAACGCTTAAAGAAACTTATAAATAGTGAAGATTAA